From the genome of Ictalurus furcatus strain D&B chromosome 4, Billie_1.0, whole genome shotgun sequence, one region includes:
- the LOC128606315 gene encoding uncharacterized protein LOC128606315 isoform X1, protein MPYYTSGDSSNSGPWVEAGDSQHFVPDPQKQDFTPFSQGQAYYSLPAQPYYASWDSSSSEPWVEDGDGQHLVPAPNVYNQEQDFTPITQGQAYYSLPAQPYYASWDSSSSEPWVEDGDVQHVVPAPHVYHQEQQFTPSTQGQVYYLLPVQPYYASWDSSNSGPWVEAGDVQHVSAPHVYHQEQDFSPSTQGPAYYSLPAQLYYPSWDTISCSGPWVEAGDLPHPIPSSHVYHQEQIFTPSTQGQQIELPGMAALSEDQNCSSMPEYLGT, encoded by the exons ATG CCGTATTACACAAGTGGGGATTCGTCCAACTCTGGACCCTGGGTTGAGGCTGGTGACTCCCAGCACTTTGTCCCTGACCCCCAGAAACAGGACTTCACCCCCTTCAGTCAGGGCCAGGCGTATtacagcctgcctgcccag CCATATTACGCAAGTTGGGATTCGTCGAGTTCTGAACCGTGGGTTGAGGATGGTGATGGCCAGCACCTTGTCCCTGCCCCCAATGTGTACAATCAGGAACAGGACTTCACTCCCATCACTCAGGGCCAAGCGTATTACAGCCTGCCTGCTCAG CCGTATTACGCAAGTTGGGATTCGTCGAGCTCTGAACCGTGGGTTGAAGATGGTGATGTCCAGCACGTTGTCCCTGCCCCCCATGTGTACCACCAGGAACAGCAATTCACCCCCAGCACTCAGGGCCAGGTGTATTACCTCTTGCCTGTCCAG CCGTATTACGCAAGTTGGGATTCATCCAACTCTGGACCGTGGGTTGAGGCTGGTGATGTCCAACACGTCTCTGCGCCCCACGTGTACCACCAGGAACAGGACTTCTCCCCCAGCACTCAGGGCCCGGCATATtacagcctgcctgcccag TTGTATTACCCCAGCTGGGACACTATTTCCTGCTCTGGGCCGTGGGTTGAAGCTGGTGACCTGCCACACCCTATCCCATCCTCCCACGTGTACCACCAGGAGCAGATATTCACTCCCAGCACTCAGGGCCAG CAGATAGAGCTTCCAGGGATGGCTGCACTGTCAGAGGACCAAAATTGCAGCTCCATGCCTG AATATCTGGGGACCTAG
- the LOC128606315 gene encoding uncharacterized protein LOC128606315 isoform X2, with translation MPYYTSGDSSNSGPWVEAGDSQHFVPDPQKQDFTPFSQGQAYYSLPAQPYYASWDSSSSEPWVEDGDGQHLVPAPNVYNQEQDFTPITQGQAYYSLPAQPYYASWDSSSSEPWVEDGDVQHVVPAPHVYHQEQQFTPSTQGQVYYLLPVQPYYASWDSSNSGPWVEAGDVQHVSAPHVYHQEQDFSPSTQGPAYYSLPAQLYYPSWDTISCSGPWVEAGDLPHPIPSSHVYHQEQIFTPSTQGQIELPGMAALSEDQNCSSMPEYLGT, from the exons ATG CCGTATTACACAAGTGGGGATTCGTCCAACTCTGGACCCTGGGTTGAGGCTGGTGACTCCCAGCACTTTGTCCCTGACCCCCAGAAACAGGACTTCACCCCCTTCAGTCAGGGCCAGGCGTATtacagcctgcctgcccag CCATATTACGCAAGTTGGGATTCGTCGAGTTCTGAACCGTGGGTTGAGGATGGTGATGGCCAGCACCTTGTCCCTGCCCCCAATGTGTACAATCAGGAACAGGACTTCACTCCCATCACTCAGGGCCAAGCGTATTACAGCCTGCCTGCTCAG CCGTATTACGCAAGTTGGGATTCGTCGAGCTCTGAACCGTGGGTTGAAGATGGTGATGTCCAGCACGTTGTCCCTGCCCCCCATGTGTACCACCAGGAACAGCAATTCACCCCCAGCACTCAGGGCCAGGTGTATTACCTCTTGCCTGTCCAG CCGTATTACGCAAGTTGGGATTCATCCAACTCTGGACCGTGGGTTGAGGCTGGTGATGTCCAACACGTCTCTGCGCCCCACGTGTACCACCAGGAACAGGACTTCTCCCCCAGCACTCAGGGCCCGGCATATtacagcctgcctgcccag TTGTATTACCCCAGCTGGGACACTATTTCCTGCTCTGGGCCGTGGGTTGAAGCTGGTGACCTGCCACACCCTATCCCATCCTCCCACGTGTACCACCAGGAGCAGATATTCACTCCCAGCACTCAGGGCCAG ATAGAGCTTCCAGGGATGGCTGCACTGTCAGAGGACCAAAATTGCAGCTCCATGCCTG AATATCTGGGGACCTAG